The Candidatus Synechococcus calcipolaris G9 DNA window AACCCAGATTCATCTCTACGAATTTGATCTGGCAGGGAAATTAGCGAGTCAACAAACCTTTGCCATTCCAGGGTTTGCCTTTATTCATGACTTTGCCCTCACCCCCACCTATGCCATTTTCTTTCAGAATCCGGTCGCGCTGAATCCGATCCCCTATCTGTTGGGGTTGCGGGGGGCGGCCCAATGTATTCGCTTCAATCCCCAAGAACCCACCCGCATTTGGCTGATGCCACGGCAAGGGGGAACTCCCCACTGCTTGACCATGCCCGCCTGTTTTGTCTTTCACCATGCCAATGCCTACGAGGAAGGGAGCCAAATCACCATTGATTCCATTGCCTATAGTCATTTTCCTGCCCCACAACCAGCCATGGATTTCCGGGATGTCAATTTTGCCGACTTACCCCCCAGTCAACTGTGGCGCATTCAGATCAACCTGGAGGATGACAGTGTCCGCCCTGATTGCCTCGATCCACGCTGTTGTGAATTTCCCACCCTCCATCCCCATTGGGTCGGGCAGCCCTATCGCTATGTCTATATGGCAGCGGGTCATGATCCGGTGGAGAATGCACCTCTGCAAGCTCTGTTACGCCGAGATTTGATCACAGGGGAGGAACAACTGTGGTCCTTCGCTCCCCACGGGTTTGTCAGTGAGCCGGTTTTTGTGCCAAAGGGGTTACAGGCAGATAAGCCGATCTGGGCGGCCCCAGGCAAGGAAGCAGACGGGTGGATACTACAGGTGGTATACGATGCCAGTGATGAAAAGTCCCATCTTCTGATTTTTGATGCGGCCCAGATTACGGCGGGCCCAGTGGCACGGTTATCCCTGCGCCATCATATTCCCTACGGCTTGCATGGCACGTTTACGCCAAAAGTGTTTCTACAACCATAAGTTAAACGACCACAAGTTAAACCTAAAAATAAAAATGCAAACTAGGTTTGCGATCGCCGTTTTTTGGATGGGGTTGATGAGCCTAAGGAGCCTTGAAAGGATTGACCTACCCCCTGGGCAATGCCTCGGCCAATCAAACCAATACCCCGGCCAATCACATGGGTCAAAATATAGACCATTCCTTGACCGACCCAAGCAATGGCCGATCGCACTGGGGGGGACAGGGCATCTCGGGTTTCCAGGGCAAGAGTTACCAACAGCCGCATTCCTTCTAGGGCTTGTAGCTCTTGCGTGCGGGGTAAGGCAACGTATTTTTTCTCAATGCCGCGATCGCTCAGGTAAATCAGAGCCATGCGACTTTCAAAAATATCCTGGGGTTCGCCAATCAAATGAAACCAGCGATATTTCCAAGATAGGGCATTCCGAAAACGTTCAATTTCGCGACTTGAAAGCATCCGGCGATCGAAAAAGTTGGACTGAATTTCTTCCAGATGGCTCAAGCGATTTAAGAGGGGCTGGATCACCCCATTACTGACCCCCAAAATCAGATGATCCACGAGGGCATCCAAAATGGGTACTGTTTCTGGACTGCCGTAGGCGTAGCGTTTTTGATCAATATGCAGGGGTGTTTGTAGGAGCAAATGGGCGAATAACTCCGGCACTAGGGGGATCGGCTCTAGTAAACCTCGCTGTACCAAGGGAGCTTCCACCAAGAGTATGGGGGTGATCTCCGTTTGCCCATCTTTAATCAGGGTATAGGGGCCAAAAAATGCGCGGGTACTTTGTTCCCATAGATCCAGTAGAAGGCGATCGCGACGTTGGTTTAAAAATTCACGGCTGGGGGGAGTAATTTGCAAGGCCCGTAAAATTCCTTCCCATTCCCGCAGCACCGTATAGACCAGTTCCCGCCGCTTTTCTGCCGTTAAAATATCAATCTCAAGAACCGATCCCGTTAAATTCAACAGATCACTCTGACTACGACTGAGGCAGCGATCGATTAGGGCGGGAATGGTTTGATTCGATACCAAAGGAGAGGGTGGGGACGGTGTTTTCAGGGTCTGGGTCGGTTGGCGAGAGGGGGGCAAAAATTGACCGACCAACCAACGAGCCACTAAAATTTCCCGTTGTCGGCCTTCGCAGACGAGCCGTTGCCAGGGATGGAGTTGCTCCTGACTTAAGTAACGATTCAGGGCCGTTAACCAGGTGTCCATATCCTCTAAGCCGGACTGAATAAACTGGTATTGCCAGCGGGTGATTGGATTGGGATAGCGCTGCCGCACCGTGGGTTGGGGAATGGGCAGGAGCCACACCTGCTCCCCGTCATGAATAGCCTGTAGCCCCGCAATTAATTCTTCGAGGGCAGTCCCCTTGGGATAAACCCCTTCGATTCCTAGGGTTGTGGCTAATTCCAGGAGTGATCGCCCCCCTGGCCCCACTAAAAGCAAGATGCGGATTTGGGGATAGTACTGTTTCAACCATTGCATCAACCAGGGTGTCGCCTCATGATTCACCGTTAACTGGGCATCGATCACGGCAATATCTACCCCAGGGCGATCGCCCCCAAGAGGTGCAGTCCGCAAAAACTGAACCACACTATTTCCATCAGCAACTCCCACCACCACTGTTAGGATCTGGCCATCCGTCGTTTTTACCTGATTTAAGCCCACCTCTAAGCCGAGACGAAAGACCGGATCGCCATCGGCAATCAATAACCGCAGTCCGGGGAATAATTCCTCAGCGGCAGGGGGGCCATCCAAGGAGGAGTCCATAGAACTAATAATGGTTTCTGGTGGGGATGGATCCGCCATGGACTGAACCTGATTGAAGTGGGCAAATAAATACTCTAAGACTACCTTGGATTATCAAAGTCTAGGACGATCGCGAAGAAGAATTTATATATTGGCTAACCAATTGGGCAATGACAACAGCTGGATACATCTGGCCAAACAACCCTTCGATAATCGCTAGGGACATGGTGATGGGAATGGTAGGTGTAATATCACCATAGCCAATTGTTGTTAGGGATACAAAACTAAAATAGATTAAATCAAGCAGATCAGCGTAGTCATGAGGAAACTTAAAACTCTCTGGATAGATCGTATAAACAATACGGTAGGCAAAGTAAAAGAAGTAACCTAAAAGAAAATAGACACAAATTCCACCTCGAATAGAATCAGAGGTAACTAACTCTTGACGAAAAATACTATTCATTGTCAAATAAATAGAGATTGCTACGAACGTGAGGTAAACTAAATTAGCCATAACAATAATCACTTGATGGTATGGTTGAAGAATCCCCATAAAAACAGTAAAAATCTGAATCAATCCAACCCCAAATATCAGACCACAATAGACTAAAAATTTCGTGTGACGAATGCGAAATGTCCTGACAATTAAGACGACAACAACCGTCAGCATGAGAATTGCCACAGTTAGAGCGAGTTTTCGCTGTGGAAATAGGGTGGGTAACAGTATCAAAAACAACTGAGCCGTTAACAACTGGGAATACTGATTCTGCAAAAATAATTCATGACGCGGAACTAGGCCCATTCCCATTCCTCCAGTTGATTATCAGAGTAAAAAATCATCCATGGCTGGGTGGGGGCGGCAAATCGGCAGAATCTCTTCTAGTTCATTGCCCGGTTGGGCAATCACCTGTTGAGAAATTACACTATGGCCGGGAACCTCTCCTAGGGCCGATCGCCCTGCCTTGACCGCAACCTGTACATCAGAAACCGATCCGCGGATCACCACCGACCAATAGCCATCGCCAATCCCTTCACAGCTAACCACCCTGACTTGGGCTGCTTTGACCATAACATCAGCCACCTGTAGGGCCGCTGGATACCCTAAAACTTGAACCATACCAACGGCGATCGCCATTAGACAACCCCAAAACTTACTTTGATAGTATTAAATAAATGACTGGTTATTATACCCTACTAGTTATAAATCCCCGTTCAATCCCTAGCTCAAACGCACCCCCAGGGAAAAGCCCCCATCCACCGTCAGACAAGCCCCAGTGATATAAGCCGCTTCGGGAGAGCATAAAAAAACAGCGGCCTGGGCTAACTCCTCTGGGGTGCCAATTCGACCAAGGGGACTGACCTGAGCTAAAAGTGCTTCACCTGCTGTGATCCCATCCGCGCCGGCCTTGGCCAAAAAACCCCGTAACATTGGCGTATCGACCGGGCCTGGAGCCAATTCATTTACCCGGATCCCCTGGGGCCCCTCCTCTAGGGCTGCACAACGGGTCAACATCGAAACAGCAGCCTTACTGGCGTTGTAGAGGGCATTATGGGGTACTTCATGACGGGCTGCAATGGAGGTAAGATTGAGAATTGCTCCGGTTTTTTGGGGTCGCATTGCCCGAATTTCTGCCTGCATACAGACAAACAGGCCCCGCACATTGGTACCAAAGACCGCATCAAACTCGGCCAAACTGTAGTCCACCAGGCTCTGCTCGAGATCTAGCCCCGCTGCATTCACTGCGGCTACCAAGCCCCCTGCCTCCTGAGCAAATTGGTTAATCGCGGTCTCGGTCTGGCAAGCATCCTGGACATCGGCCAACAATGGGATGGCCTCACCCCCGGCGGCTTGAATTTCAGTAACGACTTGATTGGCCCGCGTCGCATCTCGTCCTAGAACTCCAACTTTTGCCCCCACTTGACCAAAGGCCACGGCGATCGCCCGACCAATACCTGAGGTTGCTCCAGTGACCAATACTGGTTGATTTTCAAATGACATCATACACCCAATGAGTCTATAAAATTACAGTAATCATTGTGAAATTTTCATCCACGGGAACCCTTACCCAACTGTTTCTCCAGGATAACAACCCGATTTTAATAAATTCAAAGTCAGTTTGCACGGACTGGGGCAATCTGGGCCGAATTAACCTTCAGGGCTTGCGAGATGCTTACAACTCAGTATATACTCAGCTATTTTCCAGTCCCAAGAATTATCAATATCAATTGATTCATCGAAAGAGTTTATTTCTAAAGGAACAGGATCATTATTAAAAAAACTCTTATATTTTTGTAGGTTATGAGGTGTAATTAGATAAAAAGATCCATTGATTGTATAGGCTTTTGGCAAATCTTGTGATCTTAATTTAAGGCCTCCAGTAATAAATGGTTCCATTTTATCGTCTTTAATTTGAAAACACCACATTGGATGAGATTTTGCTGGAGATACTCCTAGAATAGTTCGATATTTATATTTTTCAAATAAATGGATACCTTTTTTAATCGTTTCCTTGCTTCTAAAAGGTGAGGTTGGTTGTAACAATAGCAAACCGTCAACACTACCCTTTGCAAGAACATACCAACTTAATGTGTGCAAACAAACATCAACAATTGAGGCAGTATCAGATGCTAGTTCATGTGGTCTTAACCAGGGAACCATAGCTTCTGCACTTCTTGCGATTGCTGCAATTTCTGGATCATCTGTGGACACTAAAATATCACAAATTTCCGTAATTTCTTTTGAAATATCTATACTCCAAAGTAATGAGAGATTTATCTCCTAAAATACGAATATTTTTCCTAGGTAATCGCTTAGAACCTCCCCGTGCAGGGATTACTGCTAAAATTTTCATAGTGCAATAAATTGCTGTAGTATTTTTAATCCAATCTCACCACTTTTCTCAGGATGAAACTGACATCCATAAATATTATCCCGGGCAACTACAGCAGGAATGGAAATGCCTCCATAAATGCAATCTGCAATTCGATGCGCTTTATTTTCTGTGACAGCCATAAATGAGTGGACAAAATACACAGAGCTTACTAAGGAGATCGTACTAAGTATTGTATCGTTCCAGTTTGATCTACTTTTTGCAAGCACTAAATTACTCCAGCCAATATGGGGAATTTTCTGAGGAATACCAGCAGTTGATTTCTTAGGGACTGGAATTACTCGTCCAGGTATGAGATTAAGTCCCTGGGTCAAACCAAATTCCTCACTTTCACTCAAAAGAAGTTGCATTCCCAAGCAAATTCCCAGGAATGGTATGCCTGCATTGACAACTTCGTGAACAACCTCCACTAAATGCCTGCGTTGTAGTTCTGCCATGGCATTACCAAAAGCGCCCACTCCAGGTAAAACTACTCTTGCCGCCGATAAAATATGTTTCGGATTGGATGTAACTTCTACATTTGCACCACAGTACTCTAAGCCTCGCTGGACGCTGAGCAAATTACCTATACCATAGTCAATGACTGCAACAGTACTCATAGATGGCGAACATCGATTCCTGCTAACTTAGCTATATTTCGTATTTCTGCTAGGGTTGAGCGATCGTAGTGAAGAATATCAGCCATAGCTACCGCATCAGCATCACCATGTTGAACAACATCGATCATATCTTCAGGTTTACCCATACCACCACTGGCAATGACTGGAATAGTCACAATTTGCGTGATCGCCCTAACTAAGCTAATATCAAATCCTTTGCGGGTTCCTTCTCGATCTACAGAAGTTAACAGGATTTCACCTGCACCCAAGGTAACACCCTGTTTAACCCAATCAATGACATCTAAACCAGTGCGTTCACGCCCATTATCTGTATAAACTTCCCAATAATCTGGAGACATTTGCTTTGCTTCAATTGAAAGCACCATACACTGACTACCAAAGCGGTGGGCAATCTCAGTAATGAGACTTGGGTTAGCCACGGCAGCCGTATTAACTGCAACTTTATCAGCACCAGACCTTAATAAATGGTTAGCATCTTCTACAGATCTTATACCCCCGCCAACAGTAATCGGAATGAAAATATCCTTGGCGGCATTTTCAATAATATGGCTAAGGTTATTGCGTCCATAGAGACTTGCTACGCAATCCATATAAATTAATTCGTCAGCACCTTGTTGATAGTAGCGTTGGGCGTAATCTCCTGGTAAACCGATCACTCGCAATCCCTCAAGGTGAACCCCTTTGATTAGGTTAGTTCCCTTAATATCTAAGCGAGGAATTAAACGAATGTTTCTCATCTCTTTGTTGTTAAACTTAATGCCACACAGCGTGTCTTAATTTCCATTGTTGATTATCGAAATACCATAGATGTGGAGATCGAAAGGTATCAGTCAAAAACTGAAAATATTTACGATCCATGATTGGCTGCTCAAACATTTGACTTGCATAAGGAAACTCTGCTTCAGGCAAGCTTAAATAGCGAAAAATTTCATCAGCAAATCGCTCAGGAAATTCATGATCAAATCGTTTAACAAGGGCAATACCTTCATCACGATCAATATCACCGGATCGAATTTCTTGAGCTGCATCATAGGTTGCTCGTCCAATGCCAAATTTGATTCCCGTTGTATAGTAATGAAAATCATCAATACGATCGTCAATACTATTATATTTACTGTATGTACCTGGCGTTCGTTCAGGTGAAGCTTGAAATCCACCATTTTCAACGGCATAGTAGTAACAGCTTTGAGGATGCCATTTTAAGTAATATCCTAAATAATGAACTTCAATTTTCTTGTCAAGTAATTGATTTGGATCTGCTGGCAAGTAAGGCTGTAGGTCATTGTCTGTTAAACCAAATTTTTCCTTTAAGTCACTAATGGATACCCCGCCAAGAAAAATTTTAGATTGATCTGTTACTGAAAAATATGCCCAATCTCGCTGAGCATTATCTGTATCACTAATTGGATTACCATACTCTGCTTCATTTTCACCGTAAAAAACCAATGGAATGTTGAACAATAAAGCCATTTTAGGAGCCAATGATTTTTGCCCAAACATAAAGGCTTGAAAGGGGTGAAAGAGTAGCTCGGTAGATAATCGAGAGAGTAGCCGATGAACGCGCCCATTGGGTGTCATTAAGTAGTTATCAAAGCCAGCATGAATCCACGCTTGGAGGTTTTTCCATCCCCACTCAGTATAAATATGGGGAGACCAGGTAACGGTCAGGGGATGCATCCCATATTTATATTTCAATACATGAGCTGCATAAAAACTATCTTTTCCGCCAGAGCCAGGAACAAGGCAATCATAGCTCCCGTCATTTTTACGGTATTTATCGCATAATTCTTTCAGTTGAAGATCTCGATCGCCCCAGTCAATATCATTTTTCTTTCTTTTTGTATAATTACAGGCATCACAAATACCATTCTCATCGAAGTTGATGGTTGCTTTTTTTGTTTTTTGGGTATGTTGATATTCAACAGCAGAATTAGGACGTTGATTGGATATAACACAACTACGACAAAATTTTACCTCTTGAGGTAATCCATAAAAAGCTTTTAGATCTAGATTATCCTTGCAATAGTCATCTAGATCAATATTAGCAGGATAGGGAATAATATTCATAGTTTTTTGGCACGGTATAGTGTTGAATGATTGACAATGAAATGATTTTTTATGAGGCTAAAAAAAGTAGTAAATAATTTCAGAATTTTCATTACCTACGGACAAGTAATTAGGATAAACAAAATATTGTCTGCGACAGAAAAAGCGCAAGTATGTTAATATAATTAAACAATCTAAACACCAGAATACATCGATTTTTATTTTATTCATTATTGACATTTCTTATCCTTTGGAAGAACTACCAAATATTTAAACCACCATCCACAATAATATTCTGACCAGTAAGATAACTTGAGGCATCTGAAGCTAAATATAGTAAAGCACCAACCATCTCTGATGCTTGAGCCATTCTATTTAATGGAACGCGATGAGAGTAACGAAGTTTAAATTCATTATTTTGTCCACTTTCAACCCCCCCTGGAGATAAACTATTCACTCGAATTCCTTCCCTTGCCCAGTAGGTTGCCAAATACTTAGTCAGGCCAATTACTCCTGCTTTAGACACACTATAGACAGCAGGCGTATTTATTTCTCGTCCCATATATAATGATTTTTCATAAATTCGCTGGTCAGGAGCAATAACACCATAGATAGATGCTGTCTGAATTATACTACCTCCCTTCCCTTGCGTAACCATCTGCTTTCCAACAGCTTGGGCGACAAGGAACATTCCGTCTAAATTAACCGACATGATTTCACGCCACTGCTTAAGACTATATTCCTCGAATGAGGCAAAAAAGGCATCTAAATTATTAGACTTTCCTGCTGCATTATTATGCAGAATGTTAATTTCTCCAAACTTAGAGATGACGCGGCTAACCATTTCAGTAACAGAATGGGGATCTGATACATCACAAGCTATTCCAGTTGATTCAACTTCATATCTTTCCTTAAGATTCATTGCCAACTCTTGTGCTTTCAATTCTTGAATATCAATAACTGCTACTTTAGCGCCTGCTTCTGCTAGACCGGCACAAAAGTGTTGCCCTAATATACCTACACCACCTGTTACGACTGCAACTCGATCTGTTAAATCAAACGATTTAAGATAAGATATTTCATTCATACGCCAACACGTCTTCTTATAAGAAATTCAACAATTTCAAAGTCCAACTCAGTATCAATATCTATAGATCGCTCTTCTGGCATTACAAAAATTTGAGTATCTATATTAAATATTGTAGGGTAATTAAATAAAATATCACGCCTCCAAACGTAAACTGAAGCATTCATATCAAAACACGCAGGTGAGTCTTGACGGCGGATTATTGGCTTATTAAGTGACTTGACTAAACGAACAACGTTATTATGTCCTAATTCAACTAAATTGAAGTAAGGAGATCTTCTTGCTGGACTACCTGTAATAACATTACCTATATTCTTAGCTTCAAGTAGATTAACAGCACCTTTAATATCTTCTGGCAAACGCAATGGTGATGTCACGTCTAAATCAACAACTATATCTGTTTTTTGTTTACTTAGATACTCAACTGTTTCTACACAATGACGAATTGCATTTAACTTGGATGATGAATCAGTAGCAAGATTAGAAGGTCGATCTACAAGAATATTTACACCATAACTTTGAGCTATATCCAGTATCTTTTTTGAATCACTACTGACAGCAATTAATTCAAATAATTGAGATTTTATTGCCTGCTCTACAGTATAAGCAATCAAAGGCTTTCCATGTAAATCACGAATATTTTTATTTTTAACTCCTTTAGAGCCTGCACGAGCGCAAATTGTACAAATTCGTTGTGTCATTGTTTTATCCAAACACAGAACTTTGATGCTTTTTCAGATGCTTCTATTGTTTTCAAGGTTTCAACCGCTTGTTTGAAATCACATAATACATTATTTTTGTTTGAGACTATAGCTTGATGTTGTGCCCGATACGTCATATCTTTTTGCATAAATAATAATTTTTTTTCTTTACCATTGATACTAATTATATTATTTAATAAATCAATGTATATACTTTTATTATTCATATTGATAGATATTTCTCGGCGTGGTATCTTATCAAGATAGTTAAGATGAATAGAGATCATTGGACAAGACTCTGTTTCCATTAATATGGAATATCCATCTTCACTATCAATTTCAAGAGAACTAAATTTTCCACCAATAGCTGTTAGCCGTCGCCAAGCTCCAAACAACCAAAATACATAATCTAGCTCATGACTAAGATCTCTAAGGACACCTCCACCCTGTGAACGTTGAGCAGAGTAGCTTACTCGATAATCCCTATTTGTGCGCCAGTTTGGAAGGTATGATCCAACATAAATATGAACCATTAATACCTCACTTTTATCTAACTTATCATCTAGGATTTGTTTCAATTTTTGTAATAAAGGATGAAATCTTAGATTATAACCGACTATATCCTGATTGAAGTTATTAAAAGGAATTTCCAAACACTTGTCAAACAATGGTTTTTCTACCATAACTACGCCACGAAAATCATTAGCAACTAGACTTTTAATATCATTAAAATGCTCACTTGTACGACTAGCTACAACCACATAATTAGGTTGCCAATCAATTAAAGCTTGGGTTATGTTTTGAAAAGATGGAAAATAATTAATTGAGCGACGGCTGAATACACCAACTTGACACCCTAATTCAGTTAATAAACGAGCATGGCGTTGGCCAATCGAACCGTAGCCAATAATCAAAACTTTCATATAAAAAACTATTCTGGTTTATATTGAATTCGCTCGAGTTCTTTTATGTTTCCAATATCTAACCAAGATTCATGAATGGGATAAACAATGGTACTTCCTCCCTGTTCCTTTACGCGATTAAAAAGCATTGGCATATCACAGTACTCATTGACCTCTAAAACATCTAAAGCTTTGGGACTAAGTACATAGATTCCAGCATTGATATTGCTACGAATTACCGGTTTTTCCTCAAATCGCCTAATATTTATGCCTTCCGTATGAACAACGCCAAATGGATTTTGCCATTCATGTAATTGTACAGCCATAGTTGCCGTAGCTCCGTACCGTAGATGAAAGTCAAGCATTTGTCCATAATGAACGTCTGTTAGTATATCCCCATTGCTCACCAAAAAAGGTTGATTGGGTCGTGTGGACAAAAGACTAATTGCCCCAGCCGTTCCCAGGGGAGATTTCTCACGGAGATAATCAATTTTTACGTGCCATTGTTCACCATTGCCAAAGTAGTCTTCAATCATGTGAGCCAAGTAATGAACAGCTAAAATAAAATGCTTGAAACCCTCCCTTTTAGCACGCTCAATAATATGCTCTAGCATGGGTTTACCTTGTACAGGTAAAAGTGGCTTGGGGCAGTTTTCAGTGTGGGGCCGGAGCCGTGTTCCTTTTCCACCCGCCATAATGATCATAAGATTAGGGCGTTGGGGTAGAGTGAGTAGACGATCTAGTGAATGTAGACCAATCACCCGTCGCTGTTCATCCACAATGGGTAAGGAATGAATTAAATTAGTTTGCATCAGATCTAGGACACGATCGCGGGGCATTTGAGGCGGGACAACAAAGGGATGTTGATGAATAATCGGTTCAATTGAGCTATTTAAGCTAATTCCGCGTAATAGACCCCGGCGAATGTCCCCATCGGTAATTGTGCCAATCAACTGTTGCTCTGAATTGATCACCATCACGATTTGCAAGGTTGATTCATTCAGATTACAAATAGCCTCGTGAATTGTAGCATCTTTAGGTAAAAGTGCTTTTTTCCAGTTAATTATATTAGTCATGTTGGGTATTCACCCCAACTTTTTGGGCTGGGCTGCCAGCAACAATCCAATGTCTAGGAATAGTTTTGGGAACAACTGTACCAGCACCAATAATTGAGTTTGCACCAATATGTAATCCTGGCAAAGTGACGGCTCCGGCCCCGATAAAGGTTGATTGTTCTAAGGTGATATTGCCACAGAGAATAGCCCCTGGTGATATAAAACAGTGATCGGCAACGACACAATCGTGATCTACACTAGCACGGGTATTAACAACAACATCTTGGCCAAGGGTGACTCCCGCTTGCACGATCGCCCCCGCCATAATTTGGCAGGACTCAGCGATGTTCGTTTGCTTTGAAATGATTGCTGTGGGGTGAATCACAGAACTAAAGGTATATCCCTGGCTGCTCCACTTGATGAATAGTTGGCGGCGAGACGCGATTGAGGGATTTGCGCCAATGCCATTAACTAGATGACAGGTGGCCGGATCAATTGACTCCAAAACGCGATCGCCCCCCAAAACAGGAATATCATAAATCCTCTGCCCCACCTCTAACCCTGGATCTAAAATACCCGTAACTTGAACGCCGCTGGCTTGTAGGGCATCTAGGAGAACGCGGCCGTGGCCACCAGCCCCTAAAAGGTAGAGAGATTTAGCCATCGAGAACCTGATCAATTTCAAAATCTTCGGGAGCAATCTTCCCTACAGTTTGCCAGTACAAAAAAGGCGATCGCCCATGACCGGGACGTTTACAGGTAAGATTTTCAGGGGTAAAGTCCCCCCCCTTTTGGATAGACTGGCTGGCAACAATACTTTTACGGGCAATGTCACGATTTTTCCATTCCGATGGCTGAGGAGATTTCACCCCATCCCCCAAGCATTGCTCAATATCACGGATTTGTTGCACCATTTGTTTGAGTTCGTCTGGTTCAAGGGAGGCTTGGTGATCGGGGCCCGGTAGACGGCGATCGCTTGTAAAATGCTTTTCTATTATTTTAGCTCCTCGGGCAATGGCCGCAAGGGCAATATGGATTCCTTGGGTGTGATCAGAGTAACCTACGGGTAATCGAAAGGCTGAGGCGAGAGTATCCATCGCACATAGGTTTACTTCCGCAAAGGGAGCCGGGTATTCAGTAGTGCAATGCAAAAGGGTAACGCGATCGCCCAGTGCCGTTTGTCCCACATCCGAAGCAAAGGCCTGGTCAAAATCGCCCCGCCGTGGCAACTGTGTTTTCTCTGCAATAAACCCAAAGGCTAAAACACCCAGGGCAGCTTCCACCTCAGCTAAGGTACTCATGCCCGTTGAGAGAATAATAGTTTCGGCGGCACGGGCAATTTCCAGTAAAAAGGGCGCATTCGTAATTTCTCCAGAGGCTATTTTAACGGTCTTCAAACCAAAGGTCTGGGTAAGCAGGTGTAGGCTAGGCCCATCGAAGGGGGTCGAGAGAAACTGGATTCCACGCATCTGAGCATGATCAATGAGGTCTTGATGATCTCCGATGCTCAGTTCTA harbors:
- a CDS encoding N-acetyl sugar amidotransferase, which encodes MNIIPYPANIDLDDYCKDNLDLKAFYGLPQEVKFCRSCVISNQRPNSAVEYQHTQKTKKATINFDENGICDACNYTKRKKNDIDWGDRDLQLKELCDKYRKNDGSYDCLVPGSGGKDSFYAAHVLKYKYGMHPLTVTWSPHIYTEWGWKNLQAWIHAGFDNYLMTPNGRVHRLLSRLSTELLFHPFQAFMFGQKSLAPKMALLFNIPLVFYGENEAEYGNPISDTDNAQRDWAYFSVTDQSKIFLGGVSISDLKEKFGLTDNDLQPYLPADPNQLLDKKIEVHYLGYYLKWHPQSCYYYAVENGGFQASPERTPGTYSKYNSIDDRIDDFHYYTTGIKFGIGRATYDAAQEIRSGDIDRDEGIALVKRFDHEFPERFADEIFRYLSLPEAEFPYASQMFEQPIMDRKYFQFLTDTFRSPHLWYFDNQQWKLRHAVWH
- a CDS encoding acetyltransferase is translated as MAKSLYLLGAGGHGRVLLDALQASGVQVTGILDPGLEVGQRIYDIPVLGGDRVLESIDPATCHLVNGIGANPSIASRRQLFIKWSSQGYTFSSVIHPTAIISKQTNIAESCQIMAGAIVQAGVTLGQDVVVNTRASVDHDCVVADHCFISPGAILCGNITLEQSTFIGAGAVTLPGLHIGANSIIGAGTVVPKTIPRHWIVAGSPAQKVGVNTQHD
- a CDS encoding SDR family oxidoreductase, with translation MNEISYLKSFDLTDRVAVVTGGVGILGQHFCAGLAEAGAKVAVIDIQELKAQELAMNLKERYEVESTGIACDVSDPHSVTEMVSRVISKFGEINILHNNAAGKSNNLDAFFASFEEYSLKQWREIMSVNLDGMFLVAQAVGKQMVTQGKGGSIIQTASIYGVIAPDQRIYEKSLYMGREINTPAVYSVSKAGVIGLTKYLATYWAREGIRVNSLSPGGVESGQNNEFKLRYSHRVPLNRMAQASEMVGALLYLASDASSYLTGQNIIVDGGLNIW
- a CDS encoding Gfo/Idh/MocA family protein, which codes for MKVLIIGYGSIGQRHARLLTELGCQVGVFSRRSINYFPSFQNITQALIDWQPNYVVVASRTSEHFNDIKSLVANDFRGVVMVEKPLFDKCLEIPFNNFNQDIVGYNLRFHPLLQKLKQILDDKLDKSEVLMVHIYVGSYLPNWRTNRDYRVSYSAQRSQGGGVLRDLSHELDYVFWLFGAWRRLTAIGGKFSSLEIDSEDGYSILMETESCPMISIHLNYLDKIPRREISINMNNKSIYIDLLNNIISINGKEKKLLFMQKDMTYRAQHQAIVSNKNNVLCDFKQAVETLKTIEASEKASKFCVWIKQ
- a CDS encoding nucleotidyltransferase family protein translates to MTNIINWKKALLPKDATIHEAICNLNESTLQIVMVINSEQQLIGTITDGDIRRGLLRGISLNSSIEPIIHQHPFVVPPQMPRDRVLDLMQTNLIHSLPIVDEQRRVIGLHSLDRLLTLPQRPNLMIIMAGGKGTRLRPHTENCPKPLLPVQGKPMLEHIIERAKREGFKHFILAVHYLAHMIEDYFGNGEQWHVKIDYLREKSPLGTAGAISLLSTRPNQPFLVSNGDILTDVHYGQMLDFHLRYGATATMAVQLHEWQNPFGVVHTEGINIRRFEEKPVIRSNINAGIYVLSPKALDVLEVNEYCDMPMLFNRVKEQGGSTIVYPIHESWLDIGNIKELERIQYKPE
- a CDS encoding acylneuraminate cytidylyltransferase family protein; the encoded protein is MTQRICTICARAGSKGVKNKNIRDLHGKPLIAYTVEQAIKSQLFELIAVSSDSKKILDIAQSYGVNILVDRPSNLATDSSSKLNAIRHCVETVEYLSKQKTDIVVDLDVTSPLRLPEDIKGAVNLLEAKNIGNVITGSPARRSPYFNLVELGHNNVVRLVKSLNKPIIRRQDSPACFDMNASVYVWRRDILFNYPTIFNIDTQIFVMPEERSIDIDTELDFEIVEFLIRRRVGV
- the hisF gene encoding imidazole glycerol phosphate synthase subunit HisF, producing MRNIRLIPRLDIKGTNLIKGVHLEGLRVIGLPGDYAQRYYQQGADELIYMDCVASLYGRNNLSHIIENAAKDIFIPITVGGGIRSVEDANHLLRSGADKVAVNTAAVANPSLITEIAHRFGSQCMVLSIEAKQMSPDYWEVYTDNGRERTGLDVIDWVKQGVTLGAGEILLTSVDREGTRKGFDISLVRAITQIVTIPVIASGGMGKPEDMIDVVQHGDADAVAMADILHYDRSTLAEIRNIAKLAGIDVRHL